A window of Ardenticatenales bacterium genomic DNA:
GTGAAGTCAATGGTCACGATGGTTCCCACGCGGGTGGCGCGCATGTGGGCGGTGTTGAAGGGTTGCGTGAGCGCGAAGAAGCCGAGGCCAAAAGAGCCGGCACTACCGTTGTTGCCCAGGTAGCAAGCGGCATATTCAAAGCTGCCCGACGAGTTCTGCTGCTGTACCTTCAGGAAGGGGTGCGCCCCGTCCGGGTTAATGCCGTCGCCATTCAGGATGACGCCGGTGTACTGTAGGCTTGTGCCCATTGCCTGTACGTCACCTTCGGCTACGTCGCCGGCGGTGATGCCGGCATATGCCAGATCAGCAGGTGTCTGTACATACATAGTTGGCGCGGCGGAAACCGTCGCATCGACCGGCTTGTCCGCGGCAAACGCGGCGGTCAACGCCACAAGGACCAGCGCCAGAACGATCACGGTAGAAGCAAAGACCTTCTTATTCATTCCAAATCTCCTGTAACAGACCGATTCGAGGACTGAAAACGAGAACTGTCCTGAAATGCAGAGTCAGAGCGTAGGACGACAATATAATTGGGAGAAGGCGATGATGTTGACGGGGGAGAAGGGATGGAAGGAAAGGCGGCTCAGGGGAAAGCCTTGACCACGGAAAGAGGACTGCCGTGGTCAGTCAGACTCACGCCCGCGAAATACCATTCTGGACTTGAACGCATCAGCGAGGGCAGGACTTGAGTACTAACGATAACATCATAGGACAGAATAACCACCTTGTCAATAGTCCCGACAGGTGACGACTAGCGCTCTCTGGAGATTAGACCAATTATGGCGATTTTGTAAGGTCAAGCCCATTCTATTTTTCGGGAACAAGCCATGTCAGGCCCCACTCTTGACAGGCCAGGACGTTTTTTCCAGGAAATTCGCACCAAAAGCAATTCATACTTGGGATTACTGACAGTCTGCGCGGCACGCAAAATGGGTTTGACACATCAGAACGTTTGTGCTATTCTCGGCGGCCAATCAGAACGATTGTTCTACCCCCTCCATCGTGGCGCTGGCAAAGCGACGATGCCGGCGCCACTCTTTTCTTCCAACTTGATCAGACTGCACCCAGGAGGTCCGCCAAAATGAGGAACAGCATGACTTTCAGCAACCCCCTTGCCGGCATGCCCATGATGCGCAAACAGGTTGTGATTGCCGGCATAATGGCTATCGCCCTGCTTGCCTTTGAAATGTTCAACTTCGACACCACCCAATACGCCCTCGCCAATCTGTTGGGCGACGTGGCCTTTTTTGGCCTGCGCTGGGCCACCATTCTGGCAGTCGCCTTTTGCGCCATCGACTTTGCCGGCCTGGTCCGCTTCTTCACCCCAGAAAAAGGGCGCGACGAGCCGAAAGAAGTCTGGTATCTGATGGGCGCGTGGCTTCTGGGAGCCACCATGAACGCCCTCATGACCTGGTGGGCCATCTCCCTCACGCTACTCAACCACCAGTTTGGCAATGAAGTTCTCAGCCGCGAGCAACTCCTGCAAATCGTCCCCATTTTCGTGGCCGTACTCGTCTGGTTGACGCGCATCCTCTTCATCGGCGGCATCACGCTGGCGGGTGAGCATCTGCTGGACGATGCCCGCGACACAACGCTGCGCGCGGTAGATGATAGGAAGCCAATGCCGGCATCCAGGCGCACCCCATCCGCATCCAAACCAACCCCTCCCGCCGCGCGCGCAGAAGTGCAACCCGCGCCCCGCGCCGTTCGTCCCCATCGTGGCGAGCCGCTCCCCTTTGCCAAACCCACCCCCGTTTCGCAGCCAACCGCCGCTTCCGGCGCGGCAGCCGACGAAATGTTCCAGCCCGATCCATTCCCCGACCCGGCGCCACAAGCCGCGCCCACACCGCCCGCCGCCCCCGCCACACGGCAACCACAACCGTCACGCCGCTCCTCCGGCAATCGTCCCCGCCAGCGTCCCCCTATGCCCCCCCTCGGACAACGGCTGCCGATCAAAGCGCGTGGCAACAATGACACCTGATCTTTCGCTTGCCAATTACTGATAGCCGTTTACAATTGCGGACGACCTGAGGTAAATCGAAGTGGCATACATAGAAGACCCCCTGAGCATCACTCTCGTCAATACACCATTCACCAGCGTGGCCGCGCCGGAAGAAGACGTCTACGTGGAGGTATCGCAGGAAGCCACGTATCGCCCGGATCCGGTTCATCGGCGCATGGCGATGATCCTGGTATTTGTGTTGGGACTGGCGGCGCTGTTTGTTACCTACCGCCCCACGGTGCAAGGTCAGGACACGTCCGCGCCGGTTGCGGTGGCCGAAGCGGCGGAGGCCGCCCCCGCCGCCGCGCCGCTGCCCACCAGCGGCATTTCCCCGGTCTTCACGGCGGAGGTGCAGCACTGGGGGCCGCAAATCACGGCCTGGGCCGCGGAATACGGCGTAGACGCGAATATGGCGGCCACGATCATGCAGATTGAGTCGTGCGGCGACCCGCTGGCGGTGTCCGGCGCGGGGGCGCAGGGGTTGTTCCAGGTAATGCCCTTCCATTTCGCGGCGGGCGAAGACATGCTCGACCCGGATACCAATGCGCGCCGCGGACTCTCCTATTTTGTGGAACGCCTGCAACAGACGAGCGGCGACGTGGGGCGGGCATTCGCCGGCTACAACGGCGGGCAGTACGCCGCCTCGACCACCTGGGACAATTGGGCGGCGGAGACGCAGCGGTACTATGTGTGGAGCACGGGCATTTATGGTGAACTGTCCAGCGGCGGCAGTGAGACGTTGCAGCGGTGGCTGAATGCGGGGGGGGCGAGTTTATGCCGGCAGGCGGCCCAACGCCTCGGCCTCTCCACGCCCTGATACACAGCCTGACCTCTCTGGGAACGAAGCGCCATCCGCCTCGCGGTGGCGCTTTTTTGTTTGACGCCCCCTTGCTGCTTGCTTATACTTGACATCAGGTCAATGGCAGAACGCATCAAGCAAGAAGTCTGACTTCAGGAGAAGAAACATGTCCGTAACCCTCACTTTTCATGGTCATTCAGTGCTATCGCTAGATGTCGATGGCACGAAACTTGTGGTAGATCCTTTCTTCAGCGGAAACCCCCTGGCAAAAACCAAAGCCAATCAGGTTCATCCCGACTATATTTTGCTTACGCACGGGCATGGCGACCACGTAGGCGATACGATGTCCATTGCCAGGCGCACCGACGCGACCGTCATCGCCAATTTCGAGATTGCCAGTTGGGTTGCCGGGCAAGGGCACGAGAAAACGCACGGCCAGCACATTGGCGGCGGCTGGAAACATCCGTTTGGGCATGTGAAAATGACCCCCGCGTTGCATGGCTCCATGCTGCCCGACGGCAGCAACGGGGGCATGCCCGGTGGGTTCCTGCTCACCGTAAGCGGCAAGAAGATTTACATTTCTGGCGACACGGCACTTTTTTCCGACATGGCGCTGATCGGGCGTGCAGGCATCGATCTGGCCGTCATCTGTATTGGCGACAACTTCACCATGGGGCCGGATGACGCGATTCTGGCGTTGGATTATTTGAAGCCCAGGGTGGTCGTGCCTTGCCACTACAACACGTGGCCGCTGATTGCCGTGGATGCATCGGCATGGGCCGCGCGCGTGGCCGCCGAGACAGAGAGCCAGCCGTTGGTGCTGGGGGTGGATGAGAGCTACACGTTGTAGGAGGACTTAACCCTTTGGGCAGCCCGGATGGGTTCTGGCGCTGTCCTATCATTCGTTAGAAGGAACCAATGTAATGAAACGAACAATACGATGGATGACGCTTTTTGTGCTGCTGTTGAGCCTGATGGCGCTGGCGTGTGGCCTGGGTGGTGGTGAAGAACCGGCGGCTACGCTGGCACCAGCCGCGACTGAACCGGCAGCGGAAGAGCCAACGAAAGAGGAAATGCCGGCAGCAACCCAACCCGCGACAGCCACCGAAGCACCCGCCGCCGCCCCCACGGAGGCCCCGGCAGCCGAGGCCGGCGCGGCCATGTTGGATACCGCTGCTTTGGCAAATGCCGGCAGTATGCTCGAACAACACAACAGCTACCACGCCGTCATTACCATGAACTTCGAAGGCACGGCGGACGACGGCACACCTGTCAACACCGTCATGAACATGGACATGGTCAACGTCATTAACCCGCCCGCCAGCCGCTTTGCTATTAACCTCAGCGGCGTCGGGGAGGAAGTGGACAGCCAGGTGATCGAAGTCACCACAATTGGCGACACCGTGTATACCTCCATGACGGGTCTCGGCTGCTTCTCCGGCAGCGCGGCGGACATGGGTGGATTCACGGACTCCTTTGACTCGATGATTTCCCCGGAGCAAGACCTCGTAAGTGACCTGGAAAAAGCGCGCTATGTTGGCGAGGAAACGCACAATGGGTTTGTTTCCGACTGCTATGCGTTCGACCAGAATGATATGCCGGCAGGCTTCGAGGACGCGGAGACGTTGGATGGCCTGGTGTGTCTCTCCAAAGAGTACGGGTTTATCTCGCACATCACGTTGAACGCCACCGGTGTCAGTGACCAGTTCTCCGGCGGGGCTGCGACGACAAAGGGCAACATGACGTTGACGTACGAAATCACGGAACTGGATGAAGTGGCGGAACTGACGATTCCGGCGGACTGCCAGATAGATGCGGCTGATTCGCAGTGGCCGATCCTGGAGGATGCCACGAATGTGAGTACGTTCCAGGGCATCACGATCTACAGCACGATGACGCCGTTTGCCGATGTGGTATCGTTCTATCAGGACGAGATGGCCGCCGCGGGCTACCAGCCCAGTGGCGACCCCGCAATTCTAGGCGAGACGTCGGCTATCCTCGATTTCACGAGCGATGCCGGCAGCGTCAGCGTGACCATCACCTCCATCGATGACAGCGGCAGCCTGCAAGTGTTGATTTCACCATCCGAGTAAATCAATACCCGGCGCTCGCATAAAAAAAGCCCAACGGCGCATACCGTTGGGCTTTTTTGTTGTCGGTTGATCGCTGGGTGTGGTTCGCCGTTTTGTGGGACGAAGACCTCTAGCCGTTTGGCCCCACGATGATTTCCGGCGAGAAGAGACTGATGCGCCCGGCGCCGTCCAGCGCCGCCAGGCTGACGCCGTAGGTGAGGGTGGGATCGAGGCCGGTGAGGGCGACGTTGCCGGCATCTACGCTGTTCACCAGATGGAAATCCCCATAACCGGGCGCGTCCAGCGGGCGAAAAGAGATGGCGTACCCGGCCACGAGGGGGTCCGGCGTCCAGGTGAGAATGTAGGCTCCGGCGTCCGCCATGCGCGCCAGCACGGGGGGCGCGGGGCGGGCGGGCGCGCCGGCCAGGTTAGCGGCCACGGCCAGATTAAGTTGGGCGACCTGGCGCAAATAGGTGTAATCCAGGCGGTCGGGGGTGTCGGCGCTGGTGTGCTGCACGGTGGGGTCTTCCACGGATTCGGTGAGGCGCACGGCGGGAATGCCGGCACGCACAAATTCCCGATGATCGCTCCAACGCCCTTCCCGGTCCAGCGTGTATTGGATGTCCAGGCTAAATGCCGGCACATACAACGCGGAAACGGTGCTCATGTAACGGGCAAGCTGGCCGGTTTCGGAGAGGGGATCGCCGGTGGCGAAGACGCGGATGGCCTGGGGGATGCCCGGTCTGCCGCCGACGATGTCGTTGTTAATGCCGGCATCAATACGCATCCCATCCAACATCTGCTGCGTCACAAAATGATTACTCCCGTGCGTCCCCTGCTCCTCCGCCGCAAACGCCACAAACACCACCGTCTGGTTCCAGGGGCGGCTGCTCATCAGGCGGGCCACTTCCAGTAGCGCCGCCACACCGCTGGCGTTGTCGTTCGCCCCCGGGGCCAGGCTGCCGCCATCCGCCACATCCACCGTGCGTGAATCGTAGTGCGCCATGAAGACGTATGTGCCGCCGTTGGCCGCCGTCCCCGGCAGCACGGCCACCACGTTCCGCTGCTCCGACACCAACCCCTGGTACGGTAGGCGGAAATCGTCGTAGCGCACTTGCAGCCGCCCCGCGCCCACGCGCACCAGCTCGTCGTGAATCCAGCGCCGCGCCGCGCCAATGCCGAAGTCGCCCGCCTGCGTCTCGCTCAAGCTCTGGCGCGTGCCAAAGTTCGCCAACGTTTGCACGATGGCCACGAGGTTCTCCGCGGACACCTCGTTGATGAGTTCCGTGATGAGGGGGTCGGCGGCGGGGGCAACTGTGCCCACGGGGTCGGTGACGAGGTTGGGGATTTCGCCCAGGACGAGGGGGACGGTGGCCGGGGGCGTGGGGATGACGGGGCGCTGCGGCGGGCTGATGAGGGAACAGGATAATGCCGGCAGCGCCAACAACAGCAGCCACCAGAAATCGCGGCGGTTTCGCGGCATAAACGTCATCCAGATGGTCGTCACAAAACCTTCCCGGAAGCTGTCTGAGCTTCCGGGAAGGTGGTCAAAACTTCTGCTAATCCGCCTGTTTCGTCTGCGGCGACAGAATCGCCGAGAGCAGGTCAATCGGCACGGGGAAGATCGTCGTCGTATTCTGCTCCACGCCAATTTCCAGTAGCGTTTGCAAATACCGCAGCGTCATGGCCCCCGGCTCCGTGGCCATGATGCGCGCCGCCTCCGCCAACTGCTCCGACGCTTGCAGTTCACC
This region includes:
- a CDS encoding metal-dependent hydrolase; the encoded protein is MSVTLTFHGHSVLSLDVDGTKLVVDPFFSGNPLAKTKANQVHPDYILLTHGHGDHVGDTMSIARRTDATVIANFEIASWVAGQGHEKTHGQHIGGGWKHPFGHVKMTPALHGSMLPDGSNGGMPGGFLLTVSGKKIYISGDTALFSDMALIGRAGIDLAVICIGDNFTMGPDDAILALDYLKPRVVVPCHYNTWPLIAVDASAWAARVAAETESQPLVLGVDESYTL
- a CDS encoding transglycosylase SLT domain-containing protein — protein: MAYIEDPLSITLVNTPFTSVAAPEEDVYVEVSQEATYRPDPVHRRMAMILVFVLGLAALFVTYRPTVQGQDTSAPVAVAEAAEAAPAAAPLPTSGISPVFTAEVQHWGPQITAWAAEYGVDANMAATIMQIESCGDPLAVSGAGAQGLFQVMPFHFAAGEDMLDPDTNARRGLSYFVERLQQTSGDVGRAFAGYNGGQYAASTTWDNWAAETQRYYVWSTGIYGELSSGGSETLQRWLNAGGASLCRQAAQRLGLSTP
- a CDS encoding M20/M25/M40 family metallo-hydrolase, with product MTTIWMTFMPRNRRDFWWLLLLALPALSCSLISPPQRPVIPTPPATVPLVLGEIPNLVTDPVGTVAPAADPLITELINEVSAENLVAIVQTLANFGTRQSLSETQAGDFGIGAARRWIHDELVRVGAGRLQVRYDDFRLPYQGLVSEQRNVVAVLPGTAANGGTYVFMAHYDSRTVDVADGGSLAPGANDNASGVAALLEVARLMSSRPWNQTVVFVAFAAEEQGTHGSNHFVTQQMLDGMRIDAGINNDIVGGRPGIPQAIRVFATGDPLSETGQLARYMSTVSALYVPAFSLDIQYTLDREGRWSDHREFVRAGIPAVRLTESVEDPTVQHTSADTPDRLDYTYLRQVAQLNLAVAANLAGAPARPAPPVLARMADAGAYILTWTPDPLVAGYAISFRPLDAPGYGDFHLVNSVDAGNVALTGLDPTLTYGVSLAALDGAGRISLFSPEIIVGPNG